The Daucus carota subsp. sativus chromosome 2, DH1 v3.0, whole genome shotgun sequence genome includes a window with the following:
- the LOC108203260 gene encoding uncharacterized protein LOC108203260, translated as MASLGSRNDEVAYSCGRGGSHNADVAGGPHIADVVILGFNLGFIVAFEGNYKDVGELSNFLGTIARDNVSLTYVNWHVVPDQLKQKLWEYTLARFDIHEDGRKWVYTTLSVAWKLHKARVKKAYYTKNDNVEERLENRPDRVPLEDFKMLLKYWGDAKVQKIGRDNAESRKSLLETHTLGRKPVALVIEKLKKDDPNLEHPSDAQINSLTRKRDKGREYKSDTDKMKKKLEKIEKLIEQGKEDEANAIASNGKDHGPN; from the exons ATGGCCTCTCTGGGGTCCAGAAATGATGAGGTGGCATACTCATGTGGCAGAGGGGGTTCCCAcaatgctgacgtggcaggtgggCCCCACATTGCTGATGTG GTAATTTTGGGCTTCAATTTAGGGTTTATTGTTGCTTTTGAAGGTAATTACAAAGATGTAGGAGAGCTCAGTAATTTTTTAGGAACAATAGCTAGGGATAATGTGTCGCTCACTTACGTGAATTGGCACGTTGTTCCCGACCAATTGAAGCAAAAATTATGGGAATATACTTTG GCCAGGTTTGATATTCATGAAGATGGAAGGAAATGGGTTTATACTACACTTAGTGTTGCTTGGAAGTTACACAAGGCTCGTGTGAAGAAGGCTTATTACACTAAAAATGACAATGTTGAGGAAAGATTGGAGAATAGACCAGATCGGGTTCCATTGGAGGATTTTAAAATGCTGTTGAAGTATTGGGGGGATGCAAAAGTTCAG aAAATTGGTAGAGATAATGCAGAGAGTCGTAAATCATTGCTTGAGACGCACACATTGGGTCGTAAACCTGTGGCCCTTGTAATTGAAAAACTG AAAAAGGATGATCCAAATCTTGAGCATCCAAGCGACGCTCAAATAAATTCACTTACTCGTAAGCGGGATAAAGGACGGGAGTACAAGTCAGATACTGACAAAATGAAGAAGAAACTT GAAAAAATTGAGAAGTTGATAGAACAGGGAAAGGAGGATGAAGCAAATGCAATCGCTTCTAATGGAAAGGATCATGGACCAAACTAG